A DNA window from Mobula birostris isolate sMobBir1 chromosome 3, sMobBir1.hap1, whole genome shotgun sequence contains the following coding sequences:
- the LOC140194879 gene encoding uncharacterized protein has protein sequence MEDTQQLDSPALQATEVPKNEITSNVSKGSERRQRSRNGQKLFICSECGKSFNKYSHLKLHLLVHTGEKPFKCSVCEKDFNHPSSLRKHEITHTGEKPFKCSDCEKSFNDSSNLSRHKRIHSGEKPFKCNMCEKEFTYSHHLLSHQRTHTGEKPYQCLTCKKEFSQSSSLMMHQRTHTDKRPYKCAACGKKFQLSRHLVNHRCTHAGENPLEYKKEFKRDSILGRPKRLITPELLSKCTFCSKTFRLSHIPKHLHGGEKPYQCSACRLKFNQCSARMVKYQHGGERPYLCSICDRGCKGPSTLTHPIITGSGPHHCIGCGKSFKNPSPHLQHQAVHMEESPYRLAGYRKSFKHAYKGCAQLIEPSEHSHEKDKIQMYEMQESL, from the coding sequence ATGGAAGACACACAGCAACTAGATTCTCCGGCTCTTCAGGCAACTGAGGTGCCCAAAAACGAGATCACGTCAAATGTTTCCAAAGGGTCAGAACGTCGGCAACGTTCCCGGAATGGACAGAAGCTCTTCATTTGTTCTGAGTGTGGCAAGAGTTTTAACAAGTATTCACACCTCAAATTGCACCTGCTAGTACATACAGGCGAGAAGCCCTTCAAATGCAGTGTCTGTGAGAAGGATTTTAATCACCCATCCAGCCTCCGGAAACACGAGATTACGCACACAGGAGAGAAGCCATTCAAATGCTCTGACTGTGAAAAGAGTTTCAACGACTCATCAAATCTGTCTCGTCACAAACGCATTCACAGTGGCGAGAAGCCATTCAAATGCAACATGTGCGAGAAAGAGTTCACTTACTCTCACCATCTATTATCACACCAGCGCACGCACACAGGAGAGAAGCCATATCAGTGCCTGACGTGCAAGAAAGAATTCAGCCAGTCCTCCTCGTTAATGATGCACCAGCGGACACACACTGACAAGAGGCCATATAAATGTGCTGCTTGTGGGAAGAAGTTCCAGTTGTCACGCCATCTGGTGAATCATCGTTGCACACACGCAGGGGAAAACCCACTGGAATACAAGAAAGAATTCAAGAGGGATTCTATTTTGGGAAGACCTAAGAGGCTAATTACACCAGAGCTGCTATCTAAGTGTACCTTTTGTAGCAAGACGTTCCGTCTGTCGCACATCCCGAAACATTTGCATGGCGGTGAGAAGCCATATCAGTGCTCCGCGTGCCGGCTCAAGTTCAACCAATGCTCAGCTCGGATGGTGAAATATCAGCATGGAGGGGAGAGACCATATTTGTGTTCCATCTGTGACAGAGGGTGCAAGGGCCCTAGCACACTGACGCACCCCATTATTACAGGCAGCGGTCCTCATCACTGCATTGGCTGTGGAAAGAGCTTCAAGAACCCATCCCCTCATCTTCAGCATCAGGCTGTGCACATGGAAGAAAGTCCATACAGACTCGCTGGTTACAGGAAGAGCTTCAAGCATGCATATAAAGGGTGCGCACAGTTAATCGAGCCATCAGAACATTCACATGAAAAGGACAAAATCCAAATGTATGAGATGCAGGAAAGCCTTTAG